One segment of Carya illinoinensis cultivar Pawnee chromosome 1, C.illinoinensisPawnee_v1, whole genome shotgun sequence DNA contains the following:
- the LOC122314187 gene encoding tetrapyrrole-binding protein, chloroplastic: MATNSLQSLHHRHSLLKRHITDINPPPSTTFSSSLFLNPTTTTTASLSHYSLPSSSSIPFSLSPTTSTPSTSQAISFDLLREHLSEKKFRQADEETRRLLIVLAGEPAQKRGYVFFSEAQFISETDLKIIDDLWRQHSDNKFGYSVQKRIFEKADRDFSKFFLKVGWMKKLDTEVQQYNYRSFPTEFIWELNDDTPEGHLPLTNALRGTQLLNSILNHPAFEGMQEEGKYQGDKVFEEKSSDNGGLKGLREGSKPLSKRLSEPDYSF; this comes from the coding sequence ATGGCCACAAACTCCCTCCAATCTCTCCACCATCGCCATTCTCTTCTCAAACGCCATATCACAGACATTAATCCTCCTCCTTCCACAACCTTTTCCTCCTCTCTCTTCCTCAatcccaccaccaccaccactgcTTCTCTCTCCCATTACTCTCTCCCCTCTTCGTCCTCCATACCCTTTTCTCTATCCCCCACCACCTCCACGCCCTCCACCTCCCAAGCAATCTCTTTCGATCTCCTCCGAGAACACCTCTCCGAGAAGAAGTTCCGGCAAGCCGACGAAGAAACTCGCCGCCTCCTCATCGTTCTGGCGGGGGAGCCCGCCCAGAAACGTGGCTACGTGTTCTTCTCCGAGGCCCAGTTCATCTCCGAAACAGACCTCAAAATCATCGATGACCTTTGGAGACAACACAGCGATAACAAGTTCGGGTACAGCGTCCAGAAGAGAATATTTGAGAAAGCAGACAGAGATTTTAGCAAGTTTTTCCTCAAGGTTGGGTGGATGAAGAAGCTTGACACCGAGGTTCAGCAGTACAATTACAGGTCTTTTCCCACAGAGTTCATTTGGGAGCTGAACGATGATACACCAGAGGGTCATCTTCCATTAACGAATGCTCTGAGAGGGACGCAGCTGCTCAATAGCATTCTCAACCATCCTGCTTTCGAGGGCATGCAAGAAGAGGGTAAATATCAAGGGGATAAGGTATTTGAAGAAAAGAGCAGCGATAATGGCGGGTTGAAGGGGTTGAGGGAGGGGTCCAAACCATTGAGCAAGAGACTTTCCGAACCAGACTACAGCTTTTGA